From a single Mesorhizobium shangrilense genomic region:
- a CDS encoding integration host factor subunit alpha, with protein sequence MGGKTLTRADLAEAVYRKVGLSRTESAELVEAVLDEICEAIVRGETVKLSSFATFHVRSKNERIGRNPKTGEEVPILPRRVMTFKSSNVLKSRILRSHQSSKAKAGK encoded by the coding sequence ATGGGGGGAAAGACACTTACGCGCGCCGACCTTGCCGAGGCCGTGTATCGAAAGGTCGGTCTGTCGCGCACTGAATCGGCCGAACTTGTCGAAGCGGTTCTGGACGAAATCTGCGAAGCCATCGTCCGCGGCGAAACAGTCAAGCTCTCATCCTTCGCGACGTTCCACGTCCGCTCCAAGAACGAGCGTATCGGACGCAATCCGAAGACGGGCGAGGAGGTGCCGATCCTGCCGCGCCGGGTCATGACCTTCAAGTCGTCGAACGTGCTGAAGAGCAGAATTCTGCGTTCGCACCAGAGCAGCAAGGCCAAGGCTGGTAAATAG